The Desulfomonilaceae bacterium genome contains a region encoding:
- a CDS encoding GDP-L-fucose synthase has product MSSTKPKVFVAGSTGMVGSAICRRLSLENYPVIKHPGRKVDLRNQTAVFDLIKSVQPQWVFLAAARVGGIYANNTFPAEFIYDNLMMQCNIMHACHELKVEKLLFLGSSCIYPRLAPQPIKEEYLLTGPLEPTNTPYAVAKIAGIIMAQSYRRQYGANFISVMPSNLYGPFDNFDLKNSHVLPALLRKTHEAKVSDSDYVEIWGSGSVLREFLHVEDLADAVVFLMKNYNELGIVNIGTGKDILIKDLAELVKDVVGFTGDLRFKVDMPDGVPQKLLDISKITSLGWQPKIGLKEGLESTYSWYLENIDHCRNS; this is encoded by the coding sequence ATGAGTTCAACAAAACCTAAGGTATTCGTCGCGGGTTCCACAGGCATGGTGGGATCCGCTATTTGCAGGCGACTCTCTTTGGAAAATTATCCAGTGATAAAGCATCCCGGTCGCAAAGTCGATTTGCGTAACCAAACAGCCGTGTTTGATCTAATCAAGAGCGTCCAGCCCCAATGGGTTTTTCTCGCAGCGGCCCGAGTTGGAGGGATATATGCTAATAACACGTTTCCTGCTGAATTCATTTACGACAATTTGATGATGCAATGTAACATCATGCACGCGTGCCATGAACTCAAGGTAGAGAAATTGCTTTTCCTCGGGAGTTCCTGCATATATCCCAGATTGGCTCCTCAACCCATAAAAGAGGAGTACCTGTTAACGGGACCACTCGAACCTACCAATACTCCGTACGCTGTGGCAAAAATCGCCGGAATCATCATGGCCCAATCTTATCGAAGACAGTATGGAGCAAATTTCATATCAGTTATGCCTTCTAATCTTTATGGTCCTTTCGACAATTTTGATTTAAAGAATTCTCACGTATTGCCGGCATTATTAAGAAAAACACACGAAGCTAAAGTTTCCGATTCAGATTATGTCGAAATTTGGGGTTCAGGTTCCGTTTTGCGCGAATTCCTGCACGTGGAGGATCTGGCTGACGCTGTTGTATTCCTCATGAAAAATTACAACGAATTGGGCATTGTGAATATAGGAACAGGTAAAGACATTTTGATCAAGGATCTGGCTGAATTGGTAAAAGACGTTGTAGGTTTCACGGGCGATTTACGTTTTAAAGTGGACATGCCTGACGGAGTACCGCAGAAATTGTTGGACATCTCCAAGATTACAAGCCTCGGATGGCAACCCAAAATAGGCTTGAAAGAAGGTTTGGAATCAACCTATTCCTGGTACCTCGAGAATATCGATCATTGCAGGAATTCATAG
- the gmd gene encoding GDP-mannose 4,6-dehydratase produces MSQTENKRALITGVTGQDGAYLTEFLLRKDYVVCGVKRRSSLINTQRIDNFYEDPHFPSRRLILEYGDMTDSTNLIRIIQQFQPTEIYNLAAQSHVKVSFETPEYTANSDALGTLRLLEAIRILGLVDKVRFYQASTSELYGMVQEIPQKETTPFYPRSPYAVAKLYGYWIIRNYREAYGMYASNGILFNHESPLRGETFVTRKITRAVARIKLEMQEKLFLGNLNAKRDWGYAADYVEAMWLILQHHEPDDFVIASGENHSVREFVERAFREVGISIIWKGSGVDEIGIDSETGKELVLVDPRYFRPTEVDQLLGDGTKAKELLGWTPRCDFSQLVRRMVVADLRETEKEQLCRTAGFN; encoded by the coding sequence ATGTCACAAACTGAAAACAAGAGGGCTCTAATTACCGGGGTAACCGGACAAGATGGCGCTTACCTGACAGAATTTCTCCTTCGTAAAGATTACGTTGTATGTGGTGTTAAAAGAAGAAGCTCGTTGATCAATACCCAGAGAATCGACAATTTTTATGAAGATCCCCACTTCCCAAGTCGACGTTTGATCCTTGAATACGGCGACATGACGGATTCTACCAACCTTATTAGAATCATTCAGCAATTTCAGCCTACGGAAATTTATAATCTTGCGGCGCAAAGCCATGTCAAAGTTTCATTTGAAACACCTGAATATACCGCAAATTCAGATGCGCTTGGAACGCTTCGATTGTTGGAAGCGATCCGCATCCTGGGCCTTGTAGACAAGGTACGTTTTTATCAAGCGTCAACAAGTGAACTATACGGGATGGTCCAGGAAATACCTCAGAAAGAAACCACGCCCTTCTACCCCAGAAGTCCCTACGCCGTGGCCAAGCTGTACGGTTACTGGATAATAAGGAACTATCGTGAAGCCTATGGCATGTATGCTTCCAACGGCATACTTTTCAATCACGAATCACCTCTGCGGGGTGAAACCTTTGTAACCAGAAAAATTACGCGGGCAGTTGCAAGAATAAAACTGGAGATGCAAGAAAAACTCTTCCTGGGCAATCTTAACGCCAAACGGGATTGGGGCTACGCGGCAGATTATGTGGAGGCAATGTGGCTGATTCTACAACATCATGAGCCTGACGATTTTGTAATAGCAAGTGGCGAAAATCATTCCGTCAGAGAATTTGTAGAGCGAGCCTTCAGGGAGGTCGGCATTTCTATTATATGGAAAGGGTCAGGCGTAGACGAAATAGGGATAGATTCAGAAACTGGTAAAGAACTGGTCCTTGTTGACCCCCGATACTTTAGACCAACTGAGGTTGATCAGTTGCTTGGAGATGGAACCAAGGCTAAAGAATTATTGGGATGGACCCCTCGGTGCGATTTCTCCCAATTGGTTCGGCGAATGGTCGTCGCCGATCTCAGAGAAACCGAGAAAGAACAGTTGTGCAGAACAGCGGGATTTAATTGA
- a CDS encoding glutaredoxin family protein: protein MEQCKLYSLSTCSHCKACKKFLGECGIEYEFTDVDLLSDDDRKPILDEIKKLTSKCAFPTVIIGEKVIVGFKEQEIKEALGIPH, encoded by the coding sequence ATGGAACAATGTAAACTTTATTCGTTGAGTACCTGCAGTCATTGCAAAGCCTGCAAGAAATTTCTGGGGGAATGTGGAATAGAATATGAGTTCACGGACGTAGATTTACTCTCAGACGACGATCGAAAGCCAATTCTGGACGAAATAAAAAAGCTTACATCAAAGTGCGCTTTTCCCACGGTAATAATAGGTGAAAAAGTCATAGTCGGTTTTAAGGAACAGGAAATTAAGGAAGCGCTAGGTATTCCCCATTAG
- a CDS encoding L-threonylcarbamoyladenylate synthase gives MEKAIRAILKGGTVIVGTETYYAIAVNPFLGKAVERIFSIKRRSSESPLPLIAASQEFVNSKTFNVSPIARTLMKTFWPGSLTILLDAEKEFSRYVRNEFGKIGVRVPPDCPARRLAAEVGGWITATSANFSGEAAPKTVDEIPIELVGSVDEVLDDGSCPGGMPSTVIDVSDESWSMVRIGSISEERISRALGQ, from the coding sequence ATGGAGAAAGCTATTAGGGCAATATTGAAAGGAGGAACCGTTATAGTTGGCACTGAGACTTATTATGCCATTGCCGTAAATCCATTCCTTGGTAAAGCCGTTGAGAGAATTTTTTCAATCAAAAGAAGATCTTCAGAAAGTCCATTACCTTTGATAGCAGCCAGCCAGGAATTTGTGAATTCCAAGACATTTAATGTTTCTCCAATAGCCAGGACTCTCATGAAAACATTCTGGCCAGGAAGCCTCACTATTCTGTTGGATGCCGAGAAGGAGTTTTCTCGTTATGTCCGAAATGAATTCGGCAAAATTGGTGTAAGAGTGCCACCTGATTGCCCAGCGCGTCGATTGGCCGCGGAAGTTGGTGGTTGGATCACTGCTACCAGCGCTAACTTTTCAGGGGAAGCGGCTCCGAAAACTGTTGACGAGATACCCATTGAATTGGTTGGTTCGGTCGATGAGGTGTTGGATGATGGGTCATGTCCCGGAGGCATGCCTTCAACGGTTATTGATGTTTCTGATGAATCGTGGAGCATGGTCAGAATTGGATCGATTTCCGAAGAACGAATTTCAAGAGCCTTAGGACAATAG
- the hemW gene encoding radical SAM family heme chaperone HemW → MKSNNNPISFPVDSSPIGVYIHIPFCLSRCDYCGFVSYPSDPNLESRYLKAVTEEISGSDILPIQELEEEPRDLDTIYIGGGTPSVLSPQSLNQLVASISKKFNLVHPVEITIEVNPGIYREEEFFLCREIGINRISIGAQSLNDQELKAMGRRHSVDDFLRTFHAVRSAGFDNVSVDLLAGYPGQTLKSVMNSLKGIIELEPEHISVYLLEVKGGSKLEKSVTSRDVELLDDDLIADMYEAICQKLGSVGFQQYEISNFSKQGMESKHNLKYWTDQVFLGFGAAAHGMTGRTRYANTETLQSYIEGISSKRPITNSMEDLDPVTRLKDALIMGLRLNKGVDLALMGSQYGFDACLFVKETLCGLENLDLFVIERDCVKLTDRGRLLSNIIFSRFV, encoded by the coding sequence ATGAAATCGAATAATAACCCCATAAGTTTCCCTGTTGATTCCAGCCCTATCGGAGTCTACATCCACATACCATTTTGCCTTAGTCGTTGCGACTATTGTGGATTCGTTTCATATCCTTCAGATCCGAATCTGGAAAGCCGCTATTTGAAGGCCGTCACTGAGGAAATCAGCGGTTCTGATATTTTGCCGATTCAGGAGCTTGAAGAGGAGCCTCGTGACCTGGATACGATATACATCGGTGGCGGCACGCCCTCGGTTCTTAGCCCTCAGAGTTTAAATCAATTGGTAGCCTCCATTTCAAAGAAATTTAATTTAGTCCATCCGGTCGAGATAACAATTGAGGTGAATCCAGGAATTTACCGGGAAGAAGAGTTCTTTCTGTGTCGCGAAATTGGAATCAACAGGATAAGTATTGGAGCGCAATCCCTCAATGATCAGGAGTTGAAAGCCATGGGCAGGCGCCATTCGGTGGATGACTTCCTGAGAACGTTTCATGCTGTTCGATCAGCCGGATTCGACAACGTCTCTGTTGATTTGTTGGCCGGATATCCAGGTCAAACACTCAAATCTGTAATGAACAGTCTGAAAGGAATTATTGAACTCGAACCGGAACACATTTCCGTGTATCTCCTGGAGGTGAAGGGAGGCTCTAAACTTGAAAAAAGTGTCACATCAAGAGACGTCGAACTTCTTGATGATGATCTCATAGCGGATATGTATGAAGCGATATGTCAGAAACTAGGATCTGTGGGGTTCCAGCAATATGAAATTTCGAATTTCTCGAAACAGGGAATGGAATCGAAACATAACCTGAAATACTGGACGGACCAGGTGTTCCTGGGGTTTGGAGCAGCCGCTCACGGGATGACGGGACGCACGCGGTACGCCAATACGGAGACGCTTCAAAGTTATATTGAAGGGATCTCATCGAAAAGGCCCATTACAAATTCCATGGAAGATCTGGATCCAGTGACCAGGCTCAAGGATGCTCTCATTATGGGGCTCAGATTAAATAAAGGTGTTGACCTCGCGTTAATGGGGTCCCAATATGGATTTGACGCATGCCTGTTTGTAAAAGAAACTTTGTGTGGTCTCGAGAACCTCGATCTGTTCGTGATCGAAAGAGACTGCGTAAAACTCACCGATCGTGGTCGTCTTCTTTCCAACATCATTTTTTCAAGGTTTGTCTAG
- a CDS encoding MoxR family ATPase, whose amino-acid sequence MGKQNNKIVVKGVEIHLMDPPQLDVEWVGMEEPLTQLLASWSDDGDDPPMQPRILGKPGVGKTSLAITAAGRMKQDLYIFQCTVDTKPEDLLISPVIAEEGKIRYVASPLVTAMIRGGICLLDEGNRMSEKSWASIASLLDMRRSVYSIIAGVEIKAKPEFRICVTMNEDASTFEVPEYIYSRLQPGIHMDYPTRDEEFKIIRGKLGGPSDTLIDHVVELLQESHAKDEDLSVRDGMNISRFAYRLLKFRPKLSEDSALNQAVFQITGVRRVAYDGPTLV is encoded by the coding sequence ATGGGGAAACAGAACAACAAAATCGTAGTAAAAGGCGTTGAGATTCACCTTATGGACCCACCGCAACTCGACGTTGAATGGGTTGGCATGGAAGAACCGCTGACACAACTTCTCGCCTCCTGGTCGGATGATGGTGATGACCCTCCGATGCAGCCTCGCATCCTCGGAAAGCCTGGAGTAGGGAAAACTTCCCTGGCCATTACGGCGGCTGGAAGGATGAAGCAGGACCTTTATATTTTCCAATGCACTGTGGATACAAAACCCGAAGATTTACTCATTTCGCCGGTGATTGCTGAAGAAGGGAAAATACGATATGTAGCCTCACCTTTGGTGACGGCCATGATTCGCGGTGGAATTTGTCTTCTGGACGAAGGGAACCGAATGAGTGAGAAGAGCTGGGCCTCAATCGCTTCACTATTGGATATGCGCCGTTCTGTGTATTCAATTATCGCAGGTGTTGAAATTAAGGCCAAACCGGAATTTAGAATTTGCGTAACCATGAACGAAGACGCTTCCACTTTTGAAGTGCCCGAATATATTTACTCCCGATTACAGCCTGGAATTCACATGGATTATCCGACTCGCGACGAGGAATTCAAGATAATCAGGGGAAAACTAGGTGGTCCAAGTGACACATTAATCGATCATGTAGTTGAGTTGCTCCAGGAATCTCATGCCAAAGACGAAGATCTCAGCGTCAGGGATGGCATGAACATATCCCGTTTCGCTTACCGTCTCCTGAAGTTCAGACCTAAGTTATCTGAGGATAGCGCTTTAAACCAGGCAGTATTCCAAATCACAGGGGTTAGGCGTGTCGCATATGATGGGCCGACGTTGGTCTGA